From one Triticum aestivum cultivar Chinese Spring chromosome 4B, IWGSC CS RefSeq v2.1, whole genome shotgun sequence genomic stretch:
- the LOC123091310 gene encoding U-box domain-containing protein 57-like, with the protein MCSEASALVYEWLPKGNLEDRIVCADGTPPLSWHNRTQIIGEVCCALLFLHSHKPNASVHGDLRPCNILIGANYRSKLYNFGMSTLCLQPGSCPPNLTARLPYMDPEFLTIGDLTPLSDVYSLGVVILRLLTGMPPLAIAKKVKEAFQSDNLHLLIDKSAGDWPYTQAKQLALLGLRCVEMTREKRPDLTEVWTVVEALVRKPPAPSCPAHFICPILQEIMNDPQMASDGFTYEAEAIRRWLDGGSNRSPMTNLALPNRALIPNRALRSSIQEYLQASVALAVRSLNLNL; encoded by the exons ATGTGCTCTGAAGCTTCGGCTCTTGTGTATGAGTGGTTACCTAAGGGAAACCTTGAAGACCGAATTGTGTGTGCCGATGGCACTCCACCTCTATCATGGCACAACCGTACACAGATCATTGGTGAGGTTTGCTGCGCACTACTCTTCCTTCATTCACACAAGCCTAATGCTTCGGTCCACGGTGATCTCCGGCCTTGCAACATCCTCATCGGTGCCAACTACAGAAGCAAGCTCTACAACTTTGGTATGTCCACCTTATGTCTCCAGCCTGGCAGCTGTCCACCAAACCTAACAGCAAGGCTTCCATACATGGATCCGGAGTTCCTCACCATTGGGGACCTCACGCCCCTTTCTGATGTCTACTCACTGGGTGTTGTTATCCTTCGCCTTTTGACTGGAATGCCCCCTTTGGCTATCGCAAAGAAAGTGAAAGAAGCATTTCAAAGTGATAACCTGCACTTGCTGATAGATAAATCAGCCGGGGACTGGCCTTACACACAAGCCAAGCAGTTAGCACTCCTTGGCCTCAGGTGTGTGGAAATGACGAGGGAAAAGCGGCCTGATCTGACTGAGGTTTGGACCGTTGTTGAGGCCCTGGTCAGAAAGCCTCCTGCACCCTCATGCCCTGCCCACTTCATTTGTCCAATCCTCCAG GAGATCATGAACGATCCACAAATGGCATCTGATGGATTCACCTATGAAGCGGAAGCCATAAGACGCTGGCTTGATGGCGGGAGCAATAGGTCTCCGATGACGAACTTGGCACTTCCAAATCGTGCTCTCATCCCTAATCGCGCCCTCCGTTCTTCCATCCAGGAGTACCTTCAGGCATCAGTAGCCTTGGCAGTCAGGTCCCTGAACCTCAATCTATGA